The Thioalkalivibrio thiocyanodenitrificans ARhD 1 nucleotide sequence GTGCTGGTCGGGGGTATGCTTGCCGCCATCGGGTGGAGCGGATTTGATGCCCTGCGTACGGCCACTCTGGGGCTTCTGGGCGCCATCCTGGGTGTGGTGGTCGCCGCCCAGCTCGGGCAGGAGGGTTTCGTGCGCGGCTTCCTGCTGGATCGCAGCTGGCATCTCGTGCTGCCGGTCATCTGTCTTTCCTACGGCGGCTTCGCCTTTCTTGCCAAACTTACGCGCTCCTCCCTGCTTGAGAACCTGATGGCAGACTACGCGCGCACGGCGCGTGCCAAGGGCGTCTCCGAGCGGGACGTGCTCTGGAAGCACGTGTTCCGCAATTCCCTGTTGCCGCTGATCACCGTCTCCGCCACATTGCTGCCGAGCCTACTGGCCGGGTCGGTGATCGTGGAGACCATCTTCAGCATCGACGGCATGGGCAAGCTTGCCGTGGATGCGGTCCGCGGGCGCGATCGGGAACTGGTGCTGTCGGTGACGCTGATCAGCGGCCTGCTGACCCTGGCCGGTTACCTGCTGGCGGACCTGTGCTACGCCATCGTCGATCCGCGGGTGAGTTATGACTGAGGCCGCCGCCGTGACAGGCCAGCCGCCGCGCCGGCGCAGCTACAGCGCCGAGGTGCTCAGGGAAGTGTTCACGCGCTGGGGTGCCCGCATCGGCATGGCGTGGATACTGCTCCTGGCGGGCGTGGCCGTGTTCTCGCCGTTCCTGGCCACCAGCCATCCCCTGCTGCTGTCGGAGGGTGGGCGCATCTCCAGCCCTGTGCTGGGTCATCTGACGCCGGCGGACTTGACCATACTCACGGCGTTTCTTGCCGCGGTGTCCGTGCTCTTCTTACGCAGGCCGTTCCGCCAGCGCCTGCTGGTGGTGCTGATCGCGCTGTCCGTGGGGGCGGGCCTTAGTTACAGTCTTGTCTCACCGCCGTCGCTGGTCATCTACGAGCAGTACCGGGAAGCCCAGGCCGAAGGCCGTTATGACTGGGTCGTGCGCGCACCGATCCCCTATTCACCCAAGGATTACCTGCGCGACCACGGCGACACCGGCCTTCAGGCCCCGCTCGGCATCCAGGAACGGCGCCATTGGCTGGGCACGGAGGAGAACGGCGCCGATGTGCTTTCGCGGATGATCCATGCATCGCGCATCGCCCTTGCGATCGGTTTCATTGCCACGGGAATCGCGCTTTTCATCGGTGTGATTATCGGCGGGCTTATGGGCTATTTCTCCGGCATCGTGGATATCATCGGCATGAGGCTTGTGGAGATCTTCGAGGCCATTCCGACGCTCTTCCTGCTACTCACCTTCGTCGCCTTCTTCGGACGAAGTCTGTACATGATGATGATCATCATCGGCATCACGTCCTGGTCCGGTTACGCGCGCTACGTGCGTGCCGAGTTCCTGAAGCTGCGCCAGCAGGAATATGTGCAGGCGGCGGTGGCCTGCGGACTGCCGCTGCGCTCGATCCTTTTTCGTCACATGCTGCCCAACGGCGCGGCCCCCATCCTGGTGGCGGCCAGTTTTGGTGTCGCCTCTGCCATTCTCGCCGAGGCGACCCTGAGTTTCCTGGGCCTGGGTCTGGTGGACGATCCGTCCTGGGGCCAGATGCTCAACCAGGCCGTGCAGTCCTCCACCTTCAACTGGTGGATGGCGGCCTTCCCGGGCGGCGCGATCTTTCTCACGGTGTTTGCCTACAACCTGGTGGGCGAATCCCTGCGCGACGCGCTGGATCCGCATTTGAAGAAAAACGCCTGAACGGCATGACCGCGACGCAAAGACGCAAAGACGCTAAGGGACGCAAAGAATTTGCTTGAACAATCCTTACAACGCCGTTTTGCGAAGCTTTGCGCCTTCGCGCCTTTGCGTCGCATTTAAGTCCGCCTTGGAATGTCGCCATGCTGCTTGAAGTGAAGAACCTCCAGACCCATCTGCGTGCCGGCGGGGAGACCGTCAAGGCGGTGGATGACGTGAGCTTCCACATCGAGCGCGGGGAGACGTTCTGCGTGGTGGGGGAGTCGGGCAGCGGGAAGTCGGTCACGGCCCTGTCGGTGATCCAGTTGCTGCCCGGGGCCATCTCCAGCCATCCGTCGGGTGAGATCCTGTTCGATTACCGGCATCCGGACGGGCGGACGGAGCGGGTGGACATGCTGGCGCTTTCGGATGCACGCCGGCGCGAGATTCGCGGCAGCCGTATCAGCATGATCTTTCAGGAGCCCATGACCTCGCTCAACCCGGTGTTCACGGTGGGCGACCAGATCGTTGAAACCCTCAGGTTGCATCGACCCGCCATGAGCGAAGCCGAAGCCCGGGAGCGGGCGGTGGATGCCCTGGCTCAGGTGCGGATCCCCAACCCCGCGGAGCGATTTCACGAGTTCCCCCATCGCCTTTCGGGAGGGCAGCGTCAGCGCGTGATGATCGCCATGGCCATGGCCTGCGAGCCCGATCTGCTGATCGCCGACGAACCTACCACCGCGTTGGACGTGACCGTGCAGGCCGAGATTCTGAAGCTGATGCGCGCGCTTCAGGAGAAGAACGGCATGGGCATCCTGTTCATCACCCACGACTTCGGCGTGGTGGCCCAGATGGCGAAACGACTCGCGGTGATGCGTCTGGGGCGGATCGTGGAGACGGGCGATGTACGGCAGGTGCTCAACGATCCCGGGCATGCGTACACCCGGCAGCTGATCGACGCCCTCCCTGAGAATCTCAATGCCCGCCGGATTGCCCGCGTGGAAGGCGGGGAGGCGGCGCCCGCACCCTCTGCCGGCCCGGGCGGCGGGCAACCGCTGGTGAGCCTCGAGGGGGTGAAGATCCATTTCCCCGTGCGCAAGGGCCTGCTGCGCCGCGTGGTGGATCAGGTGCGTGCCGTGGACGGGGTGTCGCTGGAGATTCCGCGGGGCAGTGTGCTTGCCCTGGTGGGCGAATCCGGCTGCGGCAAGACCACCCTGGGGCGCGGCATCCTTCGGCTGGTCGACGCCACCGCCGGGCGCATCCGGTTCGGGAATGACGATATCACGGCGCTTTCCCCGAAAGAGATGCGGCCCTACCGGCGCCGCATGCAGATCATCTTTCAGGATCCGGCCTCATCCCTGAACCCGCGTCTGACCGTGGCAGCGGCCCTGACGGAGCCCATGGCCGTGCACGGTATCGGCGAATCACCCGAGGACCGTCTGGAACGGGCGGCGGGGGTGCTGGAGCAGGTGCAACTCTCCCGCGACAGCCTGTGGCGCTACCCCCACGAGTTCTCCGGCGGCCAGCGCCAGCGCATCGGCATCGCCCGGGCCCTGGTGCTGGATCCCGGCTTCATTGTCTGTGACGAGGTGACCAGTGCGCTGGACGTGTCTGTCCAGGCGGAGATCCTGCAGATCCTTCAGAATCTCAAGGAGGAGCGCTCTCTGACGC carries:
- a CDS encoding ABC transporter ATP-binding protein; translation: MLLEVKNLQTHLRAGGETVKAVDDVSFHIERGETFCVVGESGSGKSVTALSVIQLLPGAISSHPSGEILFDYRHPDGRTERVDMLALSDARRREIRGSRISMIFQEPMTSLNPVFTVGDQIVETLRLHRPAMSEAEARERAVDALAQVRIPNPAERFHEFPHRLSGGQRQRVMIAMAMACEPDLLIADEPTTALDVTVQAEILKLMRALQEKNGMGILFITHDFGVVAQMAKRLAVMRLGRIVETGDVRQVLNDPGHAYTRQLIDALPENLNARRIARVEGGEAAPAPSAGPGGGQPLVSLEGVKIHFPVRKGLLRRVVDQVRAVDGVSLEIPRGSVLALVGESGCGKTTLGRGILRLVDATAGRIRFGNDDITALSPKEMRPYRRRMQIIFQDPASSLNPRLTVAAALTEPMAVHGIGESPEDRLERAAGVLEQVQLSRDSLWRYPHEFSGGQRQRIGIARALVLDPGFIVCDEVTSALDVSVQAEILQILQNLKEERSLTLLFITHNMGVVEYLSDTMAVMYQGRVVEYGPTDRVCNRPENDYTRKLLAAVPRLDLVRAA
- a CDS encoding ABC transporter permease; this encodes MTEAAAVTGQPPRRRSYSAEVLREVFTRWGARIGMAWILLLAGVAVFSPFLATSHPLLLSEGGRISSPVLGHLTPADLTILTAFLAAVSVLFLRRPFRQRLLVVLIALSVGAGLSYSLVSPPSLVIYEQYREAQAEGRYDWVVRAPIPYSPKDYLRDHGDTGLQAPLGIQERRHWLGTEENGADVLSRMIHASRIALAIGFIATGIALFIGVIIGGLMGYFSGIVDIIGMRLVEIFEAIPTLFLLLTFVAFFGRSLYMMMIIIGITSWSGYARYVRAEFLKLRQQEYVQAAVACGLPLRSILFRHMLPNGAAPILVAASFGVASAILAEATLSFLGLGLVDDPSWGQMLNQAVQSSTFNWWMAAFPGGAIFLTVFAYNLVGESLRDALDPHLKKNA